In Pseudomonas sp. R76, one genomic interval encodes:
- a CDS encoding FTR1 family protein encodes MTAPYRFLAWLLLPALMSCSVNLLAATAEGAPQALHLLDYIGADYPPTVEAGEVVDESEYREQLEFLGVLQGLVAELPQRPERVELVKGVDELLAAVTARQEGTTVARQARQLGAKLAVAYEVSQAPAITPDPARGAPLYAQHCSVCHGTAGAGDGPASTGMTPPPANLRDAVRLDRLSLYAIYNTLGLGVEGTDMPSFADQLDDRQRWDLATYIAGFTADPAAANSAQPFNLADLARQTPNEVLAADGPAAAATFRAQRAQPPQVKRGPAQLLDYTATTLDKSLAAFRNGDHEQAYDLSVAAYLEGFELVESSLDNVDANVRKDTEKALMAYRQSLQDGLPIEQVQQRLDVAKGKLTESAGLLGSDGLSWSLSYISGLLILLREGLEAILVLAAILAFLRNTGQQSAVRSVNVGWGLALLAGLATWALAAYVIDVSGAQRELLEGCTALFASVMVLWLGVWMHDRRHAAAWQDYIKSSLVGGGGRFGFTMLAFFSVYRELFEVILFYETLWLQAGPAGHNAVLAGGATALVLLVGLAWVILRGSAKLPLALFFGINAALLCALSVVFAGHGVKALQEAGIFGTRPVAFFDFDWLGIHADAYSLSAQALAILAIVVLYGRSRLAEKRRVAA; translated from the coding sequence ATGACTGCCCCCTACCGTTTTCTCGCCTGGCTGCTGCTGCCAGCGTTGATGTCGTGCAGCGTCAACCTGCTGGCTGCGACTGCCGAGGGCGCCCCGCAAGCCCTGCATTTGCTGGATTACATCGGCGCTGACTACCCTCCGACGGTGGAGGCGGGCGAGGTGGTCGATGAGTCTGAATACCGCGAACAATTAGAGTTTCTCGGCGTGTTGCAGGGCCTGGTGGCCGAACTGCCGCAAAGGCCGGAGCGTGTGGAGCTGGTCAAGGGCGTCGATGAATTGTTAGCGGCGGTAACCGCTCGCCAGGAGGGCACGACAGTCGCCCGCCAAGCCCGCCAATTGGGCGCCAAGCTCGCGGTGGCGTATGAAGTCAGCCAGGCTCCGGCGATCACACCAGACCCCGCGCGTGGCGCGCCGCTCTACGCCCAGCATTGCTCGGTGTGCCATGGCACTGCCGGCGCGGGTGATGGTCCTGCGTCAACGGGCATGACGCCGCCGCCTGCTAATCTGCGCGACGCGGTGCGCCTTGATCGCCTTAGTCTTTATGCGATCTACAACACCCTCGGCCTGGGCGTCGAAGGCACCGACATGCCGTCCTTTGCCGATCAACTGGATGATCGTCAGCGCTGGGACCTGGCAACCTATATCGCCGGCTTCACTGCCGACCCGGCCGCAGCAAACAGCGCACAACCTTTCAACCTCGCCGACCTGGCGCGCCAAACCCCCAATGAAGTGCTGGCCGCTGACGGCCCGGCCGCGGCCGCCACATTCCGCGCCCAGCGTGCACAACCGCCGCAGGTCAAGCGTGGCCCGGCGCAGTTGCTCGACTACACCGCGACGACCCTGGACAAAAGCCTCGCCGCCTTCCGCAACGGTGATCACGAACAGGCTTATGACTTGTCGGTAGCGGCTTACCTGGAAGGTTTCGAGCTGGTGGAAAGCTCGCTGGATAACGTTGACGCCAACGTGCGCAAGGACACCGAGAAAGCCCTGATGGCTTACCGGCAATCATTGCAGGACGGCCTGCCGATCGAGCAGGTGCAGCAGCGCCTTGACGTGGCCAAGGGCAAGCTCACTGAATCGGCCGGCTTGCTGGGCAGTGATGGCTTGAGCTGGTCGTTGAGCTACATCTCCGGCTTGCTGATCCTGTTGCGCGAAGGCCTGGAAGCGATCCTGGTGCTGGCGGCGATCCTGGCGTTCCTGCGCAACACCGGCCAGCAGTCGGCAGTGCGCAGCGTTAACGTCGGCTGGGGCCTGGCGCTGTTGGCTGGCCTGGCGACCTGGGCATTGGCGGCGTATGTGATTGACGTCAGCGGCGCCCAGCGCGAATTGCTTGAAGGTTGCACGGCGCTGTTCGCCAGTGTGATGGTGCTGTGGCTGGGCGTATGGATGCACGACCGACGCCACGCAGCGGCCTGGCAGGATTACATCAAGAGCAGCCTGGTGGGCGGCGGCGGGCGGTTCGGCTTTACGATGCTGGCGTTCTTCTCGGTGTACCGCGAGTTGTTCGAAGTGATCCTGTTCTACGAAACCCTGTGGTTGCAGGCAGGCCCCGCTGGGCACAACGCGGTGCTGGCCGGTGGCGCCACGGCGCTGGTGCTGCTGGTGGGCCTGGCGTGGGTGATCCTGCGCGGTTCGGCGAAGCTGCCATTGGCGTTGTTCTTCGGCATCAACGCGGCGCTGTTGTGTGCGCTGTCGGTGGTGTTCGCCGGGCATGGCGTGAAGGCGTTGCAGGAAGCCGGCATCTTCGGCACGCGACCGGTGGCGTTCTTTGACTTCGACTGGCTGGGTATTCACGCCGATGCCTATTCGTTGAGTGCGCAGGCCTTGGCGATCCTGGCAATTGTGGTGCTGTATGGCCGCAGCCGTCTGGCGGAAAAACGCCGCGTGGCAGCATGA
- the ppk1 gene encoding polyphosphate kinase 1, whose translation MNTEGLSEVAVKDAHPVVEQVTETPPEMEPAPPAVVAEAPAPAPVAAVTNLDDSSLYIHRELSQLQFNIRVLEQALDESYPLLERLKFLLIFSSNLDEFFEIRVAGLKKQITFAREQAGADGLQPHQALARISELVHGHVDRQYAILNDILLPELEKHQVRFIRRRHWTTKIKTWVRRYFRDEISPIITPIGLDPTHPFPLLVNKSLNFIVELEGIDAFGRDSGLAIIPAPRLLPRIIKVPEEVGGAGDNYVFLSSMIHAHADDLFQGMKVKGCYQFRLTRNADLALDSEDVEDLARALRGELFSRRYGDAVRLEVADTCPKHLSDYLLKQFNLAESELYQVNGPVNLTRLFSITGLDSHPELQYTPFTPQIPKLLQNSENIFSVVSKQDILLLHPFESFTPVVDLLRQAAKDPHVLAVRQTLYRSGANSEIVDALVDAARNGKEVTAVIELRARFDEESNLQLASRLQAAGAVVIYGVVGFKTHAKMMLILRREAGEIVRYAHLGTGNYHAGNAKLYTDYSLLTSDDALCEDVGKLFSQLIGMGKTLRMKKLLHAPFTLKKGMLDMIARETQFALDGKPAHIIAKFNSLTDPKIIRALYKASQSGVRIDLVVRGMCCLRPGIVGVSHNIHVRSIIGRFLEHTRVFYFLNGGEEQMFLSSADWMERNLDKRVETCFPVEGKKLIMRVKKELESYLTDNTHSWSLQSDGRYVRNTPTGNQNPRSAQATLLEKLGSPILAVN comes from the coding sequence ATGAATACCGAAGGACTCTCAGAAGTTGCCGTAAAAGACGCTCACCCGGTGGTGGAACAAGTCACCGAAACGCCGCCTGAAATGGAGCCGGCACCGCCTGCCGTGGTGGCCGAGGCGCCCGCGCCGGCCCCGGTAGCGGCGGTGACCAACCTGGATGACAGCAGCCTGTACATCCACCGCGAGCTGTCGCAACTGCAATTCAACATCCGCGTGCTCGAGCAGGCGCTGGATGAGTCCTATCCGCTGCTGGAACGGCTGAAATTCCTGCTGATCTTCTCCAGCAACCTGGACGAGTTCTTCGAGATCCGCGTTGCCGGCCTCAAAAAGCAAATCACCTTCGCCCGCGAACAAGCCGGCGCCGACGGCCTGCAGCCGCATCAGGCCCTGGCGCGCATCAGCGAGCTGGTGCACGGCCATGTGGACCGCCAATACGCGATCCTCAACGACATCCTGCTGCCGGAACTGGAAAAACATCAGGTCCGCTTCATCCGTCGCCGTCACTGGACCACCAAGATCAAGACCTGGGTGCGCCGTTACTTCCGTGACGAGATTTCCCCGATCATCACGCCGATCGGCCTCGACCCGACGCACCCGTTCCCGCTGCTGGTAAACAAGAGCCTGAACTTTATCGTCGAGCTGGAAGGCATCGACGCCTTCGGTCGCGATTCGGGCCTGGCGATCATCCCGGCACCGCGCCTGTTGCCACGGATCATTAAAGTACCGGAAGAGGTGGGTGGCGCTGGCGACAACTATGTATTCCTGTCGTCGATGATCCACGCGCATGCCGACGACTTGTTCCAGGGCATGAAGGTAAAAGGCTGCTACCAGTTCCGCCTGACCCGTAACGCCGACCTGGCACTGGACTCCGAAGACGTCGAAGACCTGGCCCGTGCCCTGCGCGGCGAGCTGTTCTCACGCCGCTACGGCGACGCGGTGCGACTGGAAGTGGCAGACACCTGCCCTAAACACCTGTCGGACTACCTGCTCAAGCAGTTCAACCTGGCCGAGTCCGAGTTGTACCAGGTCAATGGCCCGGTCAACCTGACGCGCCTTTTCAGCATCACCGGCCTGGACAGTCACCCCGAGCTGCAATACACGCCGTTCACGCCGCAGATCCCGAAACTGCTGCAAAACAGCGAGAACATCTTCAGTGTGGTGAGCAAGCAGGACATTCTGCTGCTGCACCCCTTCGAGTCGTTTACCCCGGTGGTCGACCTGCTGCGCCAGGCCGCCAAAGACCCGCACGTGCTGGCCGTGCGCCAGACGCTGTACCGCTCCGGCGCCAACTCGGAAATCGTCGATGCACTGGTCGACGCCGCGCGTAACGGCAAGGAAGTCACCGCGGTGATCGAGTTGCGTGCACGGTTCGACGAAGAGTCCAACCTGCAACTGGCCAGCCGCCTGCAAGCGGCCGGTGCGGTGGTGATCTACGGTGTGGTCGGCTTCAAGACCCACGCCAAGATGATGCTGATCCTGCGCCGCGAAGCCGGTGAGATCGTGCGTTACGCGCACTTGGGCACCGGCAACTATCACGCCGGCAACGCCAAGCTCTACACCGACTACAGCCTGCTGACCTCCGACGACGCCTTGTGTGAAGACGTCGGCAAGTTGTTCAGCCAGTTGATCGGCATGGGCAAGACCTTGCGCATGAAGAAGCTGCTGCACGCACCGTTCACGCTCAAGAAGGGCATGCTCGACATGATTGCCCGCGAGACTCAGTTCGCCCTCGACGGCAAGCCGGCGCACATCATCGCCAAGTTCAACTCGCTGACCGACCCGAAGATCATCCGCGCGCTGTACAAGGCCAGCCAGTCCGGTGTGCGCATCGACCTGGTGGTGCGCGGCATGTGCTGCCTGCGCCCGGGCATTGTCGGCGTGTCGCACAACATCCATGTGCGCTCGATCATCGGTCGCTTCCTGGAGCACACGCGGGTGTTCTACTTCCTCAACGGCGGCGAGGAGCAGATGTTCCTCTCAAGTGCCGACTGGATGGAGCGCAACCTCGATAAGCGGGTGGAAACGTGCTTCCCGGTGGAAGGCAAGAAACTGATCATGCGCGTCAAGAAGGAGCTGGAAAGCTACCTGACCGACAACACCCACAGCTGGAGCCTGCAATCGGACGGCCGTTACGTGCGTAACACACCAACCGGCAACCAGAACCCGCGCAGTGCGCAGGCGACGTTGCTGGAGAAGTTGGGTAGCCCGATTCTGGCGGTGAACTAA
- the hemB gene encoding porphobilinogen synthase — MSFTPANRLFPATRLRRNRRDDFSRRLVRENVLTTNDLILPVFVLDGENRREAVASMPGVERLTIDLLLEEAANWVELGIPALALFPVTPSELKSLDAAEAWNPQGIAQRATRALRERFPDLGVITDVALDPFTTHGQDGILDEDGYVQNDITVDALVKQALSHAAAGAQVVAPSDMMDGRIQAIREALELAGHVNVRIMAYSAKYASAYYGPFRDAVGSALNLGKANKASYQMDPANSHEALHEVAADLAEGADMVMVKPGMPYLDILCRVKEEFKVPTFVYQVSGEYAMHMAAIQNGWLSEGVILESLTAFKRAGADGILTYFAARAAQLLREQQ, encoded by the coding sequence GTGAGCTTTACCCCTGCCAATCGCCTGTTCCCCGCCACCCGTCTGCGCCGCAATCGCCGTGATGATTTTTCTCGCCGCCTGGTACGTGAAAACGTGCTGACGACGAACGATCTGATCCTGCCGGTGTTTGTGCTGGACGGTGAAAATCGTCGGGAAGCGGTGGCGTCGATGCCGGGTGTGGAGCGTTTGACCATTGATCTGCTGCTTGAAGAAGCGGCGAATTGGGTTGAACTGGGGATTCCGGCGCTGGCGCTGTTCCCGGTGACACCGTCTGAACTCAAGTCCCTTGACGCTGCCGAAGCCTGGAACCCGCAAGGCATTGCCCAGCGTGCCACCCGCGCGCTGCGTGAGCGCTTCCCGGACCTGGGGGTGATCACCGACGTGGCGCTGGACCCGTTCACCACCCACGGCCAGGATGGCATTCTTGACGAAGACGGCTATGTTCAGAACGACATTACCGTCGATGCGCTGGTCAAGCAGGCGTTATCCCACGCAGCCGCAGGCGCCCAGGTCGTCGCGCCGTCGGACATGATGGACGGCCGCATCCAGGCGATTCGCGAAGCCCTGGAACTGGCCGGCCACGTCAATGTGCGGATCATGGCCTACTCGGCCAAGTACGCCAGCGCCTATTACGGCCCCTTCCGCGATGCGGTGGGCTCGGCGCTGAACCTGGGCAAGGCCAACAAGGCTTCGTACCAGATGGACCCGGCCAACAGCCATGAAGCCCTGCACGAAGTGGCGGCCGACCTGGCCGAAGGCGCCGACATGGTGATGGTCAAGCCCGGGATGCCGTACCTGGACATCCTTTGCCGGGTCAAAGAGGAATTCAAGGTGCCGACCTTTGTCTATCAGGTCAGCGGTGAATACGCCATGCACATGGCCGCGATCCAGAATGGTTGGTTGAGTGAAGGGGTGATCCTCGAATCCCTGACTGCCTTTAAACGTGCTGGCGCCGATGGCATTCTGACTTACTTCGCCGCCCGCGCTGCCCAATTGCTTAGAGAGCAACAATAG
- a CDS encoding COG3014 family protein: protein MAFRALTPLALAVVTLLSGCSMFRSYDTELQATNQQLATGNVEGALTLLEKNNTSEDKDLLYFFEKGELLRAKGDLTGSQTAWRSADLQVYKWEESVKFDSEKYLAQFGSLMVNDKVRRYEGYDYEKVMLTTQMALNLLALNDFDGARTEIKKTHEREAVIADLRDKEYLKRENEAERQGVTTQLKDLRGYPVEALNAPEVIGLKNSYQSAFSHYLAGFVYEALGEKDLAAPGYRKAAELRPNTPLLEQALLDLDKSTVGADETDVLIVVQSGLAPARDSIRLPLPIPIDGHFVITPLSFPVIKADNSTAPFAQIGVDGKQQNLTALNSTTAMSRRALRDDMPGIILRTTVRAVSRGIAQNNLNKTNPMAGLVLGIASAVTEGADTRTWRTLPDMTQVTRLRLKHGDHQVSLPNALGGTLVTVKADQRYQVITLRVVGNQVFAGGLAAHVVPSTSTQAIALKQP from the coding sequence ATGGCTTTTCGCGCCCTAACCCCGCTCGCACTCGCGGTGGTGACCTTATTATCCGGTTGCTCGATGTTCCGCAGCTACGACACTGAGCTGCAAGCCACCAACCAGCAGTTGGCCACCGGCAATGTCGAAGGCGCCCTGACCCTGTTGGAAAAAAACAACACCAGCGAAGACAAGGACTTGCTCTATTTCTTTGAAAAAGGCGAGCTGTTGCGGGCCAAGGGCGACCTCACCGGCAGCCAGACCGCCTGGCGCAGCGCCGACCTGCAAGTCTACAAGTGGGAAGAGTCGGTCAAGTTCGACAGCGAGAAATACCTCGCCCAATTCGGCAGCTTAATGGTCAACGACAAAGTGCGTCGTTACGAAGGCTATGACTACGAAAAAGTCATGCTGACCACCCAGATGGCCTTGAACCTGCTGGCCCTGAATGACTTCGACGGCGCCCGCACCGAGATCAAGAAAACCCACGAACGCGAAGCCGTGATCGCCGACCTGCGTGACAAGGAATACCTCAAGCGCGAAAACGAAGCCGAGCGCCAAGGCGTCACCACCCAGCTCAAAGACCTGCGCGGTTACCCGGTTGAAGCCCTGAACGCGCCGGAAGTGATCGGCCTGAAAAACAGCTACCAAAGTGCGTTCAGCCATTACCTGGCAGGCTTTGTCTACGAAGCCCTGGGCGAAAAAGACCTGGCTGCACCCGGCTATCGCAAGGCCGCCGAACTGCGCCCCAACACACCGCTGCTGGAACAGGCATTGCTCGACCTGGACAAGTCCACGGTCGGCGCCGATGAGACTGACGTGCTGATCGTGGTCCAGAGCGGCCTGGCACCGGCGCGTGATTCGATTCGCCTGCCACTGCCGATCCCGATCGACGGTCACTTTGTGATTACGCCACTGTCGTTCCCGGTGATCAAGGCCGACAATTCCACCGCGCCATTTGCCCAGATCGGCGTGGATGGCAAGCAGCAGAACCTCACCGCACTCAACAGCACCACCGCCATGTCGCGCCGCGCCCTGCGTGACGACATGCCGGGGATCATCCTGCGCACCACGGTGCGTGCCGTCAGCCGAGGCATCGCGCAGAACAATCTGAACAAGACCAACCCCATGGCAGGCCTGGTGCTGGGCATCGCCTCGGCCGTGACCGAAGGCGCCGACACCCGCACCTGGCGCACCCTGCCGGACATGACCCAAGTAACGCGCCTGCGCCTCAAGCACGGCGACCATCAGGTCAGCCTGCCCAACGCCCTGGGCGGCACGCTGGTAACGGTCAAGGCCGACCAGCGCTACCAGGTGATCACTCTGCGCGTGGTCGGCAACCAAGTATTCGCTGGCGGCCTCGCGGCCCACGTAGTGCCGAGCACTTCCACTCAAGCCATCGCCCTCAAACAACCTTAA
- a CDS encoding YaiI/YqxD family protein: MRVWIDADACPRAAKDQVVKFALKRQFDVVLVAGQSQIKPSFACVKLIVVPSGPDAADDYLVEHAVPGELVICSDVPLADRLVKKGVTALDPRGKEFSPANMSERLAVRNLFTDLREQGQMGGGPPPHGEKDKQAFANALDRILTRLMRQA, encoded by the coding sequence ATGCGCGTTTGGATCGATGCAGATGCTTGCCCGCGCGCAGCCAAGGACCAAGTCGTGAAGTTCGCTCTCAAGCGCCAGTTCGACGTGGTGCTGGTGGCGGGGCAGAGTCAGATCAAGCCGAGTTTTGCCTGTGTGAAACTGATCGTGGTGCCCAGCGGCCCGGACGCGGCGGATGACTACCTGGTGGAGCACGCGGTGCCCGGTGAGCTAGTGATCTGCAGCGACGTGCCGTTGGCCGACCGGCTGGTGAAGAAGGGCGTGACGGCCCTCGATCCTCGGGGAAAGGAATTCAGCCCGGCGAACATGAGTGAGCGGCTGGCGGTGCGTAACCTGTTCACCGACCTGCGTGAGCAAGGCCAAATGGGCGGCGGCCCGCCGCCCCATGGGGAAAAGGACAAGCAGGCGTTTGCCAATGCTCTGGATCGGATTCTTACGCGGTTGATGCGCCAGGCCTGA
- a CDS encoding sterol desaturase family protein, with translation MDFVPYAVPFFIALIVVELLADRWRGERNYRVADAINSLSTGVLSTTTGLLTKGVGLLTYAFALKHLALVELPAERVWTWVFAFVFYDFCYYWLHRCGHERNILWAAHSVHHQSEDYNLTTALRQTSTGFLLSWVFYLPLAVLGVPLVVFISVASLNLLYQFWVHTRHVPKLGWFEWFFVTPSNHRAHHAQNALYMDRNYGGVFIIWDRLFGSFQEEDENEPVIFGVTTPLASWNPLWANLQFYAQLWSDARRTERWWDKLRIWFMRTGWRPADVKAKYPLAKPDLSQFRKFEVPLDARQQVYIALQFAAYVGFGSYLMNFGEGLPTAALVLGWSAMALGLFTLGVALENRPWALKAELVRLGLNVPLVWLAPLVGLWPASSLGWLGLVSYSLLSVIGLYCCRGRITRLAS, from the coding sequence ATGGACTTCGTGCCTTACGCGGTACCGTTTTTCATCGCCTTGATCGTGGTTGAGTTGCTGGCAGACCGCTGGCGCGGCGAGCGCAATTACCGGGTCGCAGATGCCATCAACAGCCTCAGCACGGGTGTGCTGTCCACCACCACGGGCTTGTTGACCAAAGGCGTGGGGCTGCTGACTTACGCATTCGCGCTCAAGCACCTGGCGCTGGTCGAGCTGCCCGCCGAGCGTGTGTGGACCTGGGTGTTCGCCTTTGTGTTCTACGACTTCTGCTACTACTGGCTGCACCGCTGCGGCCATGAGCGCAACATCCTGTGGGCCGCGCACTCGGTGCATCACCAAAGTGAGGACTACAACCTCACCACCGCCTTGCGCCAGACCAGCACCGGGTTTCTGCTGAGCTGGGTCTTCTACTTGCCCCTAGCCGTGCTCGGTGTGCCGCTGGTGGTGTTTATCAGCGTGGCGTCGCTCAATCTTCTGTATCAATTCTGGGTGCACACCCGCCACGTGCCCAAGCTCGGCTGGTTCGAGTGGTTCTTTGTCACACCGTCCAATCATCGGGCTCACCATGCACAGAATGCTCTCTACATGGATCGCAACTACGGCGGAGTGTTCATTATTTGGGACCGTCTGTTCGGCAGCTTCCAGGAAGAAGACGAAAACGAACCGGTGATCTTTGGCGTGACCACGCCCTTGGCCAGCTGGAACCCGCTGTGGGCCAACCTGCAGTTTTATGCCCAGCTGTGGAGTGATGCGCGACGTACCGAGCGTTGGTGGGACAAGCTGCGCATCTGGTTCATGCGCACCGGCTGGCGCCCGGCGGACGTGAAGGCCAAGTACCCGCTGGCCAAGCCCGACTTGAGCCAGTTCCGTAAATTCGAAGTGCCGTTGGATGCGCGCCAGCAGGTTTACATTGCCTTGCAATTTGCCGCGTATGTGGGGTTTGGCAGCTATTTGATGAATTTCGGCGAAGGGCTGCCGACGGCGGCATTGGTCTTGGGCTGGAGTGCGATGGCACTGGGGTTGTTCACGTTGGGCGTCGCCCTGGAAAACCGCCCCTGGGCGCTGAAGGCCGAGCTGGTGCGCCTGGGGCTGAATGTGCCACTGGTGTGGCTGGCGCCGCTGGTCGGGCTGTGGCCGGCCAGCAGTTTGGGCTGGCTGGGCCTGGTGAGTTACAGCTTGCTCAGCGTGATCGGACTCTACTGTTGCAGGGGCCGAATTACTCGATTGGCGTCTTAG
- the elbB gene encoding isoprenoid biosynthesis glyoxalase ElbB produces MSKKIAVILSGCGVYDGAEVHESVITLLRLDQRGAQVQCFAPDIAQHHVINHLTGEEMPESRNVLVESARIARGEVKDIAQASAEDFDALIVPGGFGAAKNLSNFAVEGARCSVNPQVLALAEAFAEAGKPVGLICISPALAAKIYGPGVTCTIGNCADTAAALDKMGATHQECGVEDIVEDTARKLVSTPAYMLGKRISEVASGINKLVDRVLELTHEND; encoded by the coding sequence ATGAGCAAAAAGATTGCAGTGATCCTTTCCGGCTGTGGCGTGTACGACGGCGCAGAGGTCCACGAAAGCGTAATCACCTTGCTTCGCCTGGATCAGCGTGGTGCTCAGGTCCAATGTTTTGCGCCGGATATCGCGCAACACCACGTGATCAACCACCTCACCGGCGAAGAGATGCCCGAGTCACGCAATGTGCTGGTGGAATCGGCACGCATTGCTCGCGGCGAAGTGAAGGATATAGCGCAGGCGAGTGCCGAAGACTTCGACGCGCTGATCGTGCCCGGCGGGTTTGGCGCGGCGAAGAACCTGTCGAACTTTGCCGTGGAAGGCGCGCGTTGCAGCGTCAACCCGCAAGTACTGGCGCTGGCCGAGGCCTTTGCCGAAGCGGGCAAACCGGTGGGGCTGATCTGCATCTCGCCGGCGCTGGCCGCGAAGATCTACGGCCCCGGCGTGACCTGCACCATTGGCAACTGCGCCGACACCGCCGCAGCCCTCGACAAGATGGGCGCCACTCACCAGGAATGCGGGGTTGAGGATATTGTCGAAGACACCGCGCGCAAACTGGTGAGCACCCCGGCCTACATGCTCGGCAAGCGCATCAGTGAGGTGGCATCAGGTATCAATAAGCTGGTGGATCGCGTGCTCGAATTGACTCACGAGAATGACTAA
- a CDS encoding YcfL family protein: MRHFILGALALVLLAGCATPPPPEPGSAASKIVVMGKFKGIAVGAIRVARENGFLTAKVQLSNITSSNQMMYYRFAWLGADGFPVGDEETWKVLNLYANQATFLPAIANLPQAADFRLEVKTP, translated from the coding sequence ATGCGTCATTTCATCCTCGGCGCTCTGGCGCTGGTCCTGCTCGCTGGCTGCGCTACCCCACCGCCGCCAGAGCCCGGCAGCGCCGCCAGCAAAATCGTGGTGATGGGCAAATTCAAAGGCATCGCCGTCGGTGCCATTCGTGTCGCCCGTGAAAACGGCTTCCTCACGGCCAAGGTGCAGTTGAGCAACATCACCAGCAGCAACCAGATGATGTATTACCGCTTCGCCTGGCTGGGTGCCGACGGCTTCCCGGTAGGCGATGAAGAAACCTGGAAAGTGCTGAACCTGTACGCCAACCAAGCGACCTTCCTGCCGGCAATCGCCAACCTGCCCCAGGCCGCAGACTTCCGCCTTGAAGTGAAAACCCCTTGA
- a CDS encoding DedA family protein, whose translation MLQQFLHDFGYFALFLGTFFEGETILVLAGFLAFRGYMDINLVVVVAFCGSYAGDQLWYFLGRKHGRKLLARKPRWQLMGDKALEHIRKHPDIWVLSFRFVYGLRTVMPVAIGLSGYPPLRYLLLNGIGAAVWAAALGAAAYHFGAVLEGMLGSIKKYELWVLGALLLLGLALWLRRRFKNARIARQACEDAKARLAAEQLAEPAKIDAPKTPIE comes from the coding sequence ATGCTTCAACAATTTCTGCATGACTTCGGCTACTTTGCGCTCTTCCTGGGCACCTTCTTCGAAGGCGAGACCATTTTGGTTCTCGCAGGCTTCCTGGCGTTCCGTGGATACATGGATATCAACCTGGTGGTGGTCGTTGCCTTTTGCGGCAGCTATGCCGGCGACCAGCTGTGGTACTTCCTGGGGCGCAAACACGGGCGCAAACTGCTGGCACGCAAGCCGCGCTGGCAGTTGATGGGCGACAAAGCGCTGGAACATATCCGTAAGCATCCGGACATCTGGGTGCTGAGTTTCCGGTTCGTCTACGGGCTGCGCACCGTGATGCCAGTGGCGATTGGCTTGTCCGGTTATCCGCCTTTGCGCTATTTGCTGCTCAACGGCATTGGCGCGGCAGTATGGGCAGCAGCGCTTGGCGCAGCGGCGTACCATTTTGGCGCGGTGCTGGAAGGCATGCTCGGCAGCATCAAGAAATATGAGCTGTGGGTGTTGGGCGCGCTGTTGTTGCTGGGCTTGGCCCTGTGGCTGCGTCGCCGCTTCAAGAACGCGCGCATTGCCCGCCAGGCCTGCGAAGATGCCAAGGCCCGGCTGGCGGCGGAACAGCTCGCCGAGCCCGCCAAGATCGACGCGCCTAAGACGCCAATCGAGTAA
- the lpoB gene encoding penicillin-binding protein activator LpoB, with product MFARFSIIAVVALLASGCSNTSPVLGGKNISYGDTKAVELVTNEFGSTDLQMIAESMTRSLAQSGILQGRPVVQVYDVKNKTSEYIDTREITTSIKTQLMKTGTARFASDNTDMQSQVDQLKLQNQSGLYKKSTVSKTGNMVAAKYRLEGSISSIVKRSADYKDVFYKFSLQLIDVESGLAEWMDEKEIRKTTER from the coding sequence ATGTTTGCACGCTTTTCGATTATCGCCGTCGTTGCCCTCCTCGCCAGCGGCTGCTCAAACACCTCGCCGGTACTCGGCGGCAAGAACATCAGCTACGGCGACACCAAGGCCGTGGAACTGGTGACCAACGAGTTCGGTTCCACCGACCTGCAGATGATCGCCGAAAGCATGACCCGCTCCCTGGCCCAATCCGGCATCTTGCAAGGCCGCCCGGTGGTGCAGGTGTACGACGTGAAGAACAAGACCAGCGAGTACATCGACACCCGCGAGATCACCACGTCGATCAAGACCCAGCTGATGAAGACCGGCACCGCGCGCTTCGCCAGTGACAACACCGACATGCAGAGCCAGGTCGACCAGTTGAAGCTGCAGAACCAGAGCGGCTTGTACAAGAAGTCGACCGTCAGCAAGACCGGCAACATGGTGGCCGCCAAGTACCGCCTGGAAGGCTCGATCAGCTCCATCGTCAAGCGCAGCGCGGACTACAAAGACGTGTTCTACAAATTCAGCCTGCAGCTAATCGACGTCGAGAGCGGCCTGGCCGAATGGATGGACGAGAAAGAAATCCGCAAAACCACGGAGCGCTAA